From the Primulina tabacum isolate GXHZ01 chromosome 3, ASM2559414v2, whole genome shotgun sequence genome, one window contains:
- the LOC142538590 gene encoding uncharacterized protein LOC142538590 — MISRGSMDGDSNRSRKSRSKRDCMEVKGARRNEAVISFGPEDMKGVNFPHNDALEAFVQMDLQGYQLETVETTFFGFAGHAVYPEGDIVMPLTLGTRELNNAIMTTFTVVDAPSSYNIILGRTAMNELRTVASTYHQKIKSPVGSQVGEVRGDQPSFRKCYVEAVRVDQKKVRKEGKRPSGCGELDRSVEKGEVQFMTDEEQEVVEIGPVKEIRVAQDLDSSTRVSLINYLKTRDLLQTGHIREIQFPTWLSNVVLVPKSTGKWRMCVDFRDLNKACPQRPLSFAQN, encoded by the exons ATGATATCTAGAGGATCTATGGATGGTGATTCTAATAGGTCTAGGAAGTCGAGGAGCAAAAGAGATTGCATGGAAGTGAAAGGGGCGAGGAGGAATGAGGCAGTGATTAGCTTTGGCCCTGAAGATATGAAGGGTGTCAATTTTCCCCACAATGATGCCCTG GAGGCCTTTGTCCAAATGGATTTGCAGGGATACCAATTAGAAACAGTGGAAACAACATTCTTTGGCTTCGCCGGCCATGCTGTCTATCCAGAGGGGGATATTGTCATGCCTTTAACTTTGGGCACCAGGGAGTTGAATAATGCAATTATGACCACTTTCACTGTAGTGGATGCCCCGTCATCGTATAACATCATCCTGGGGAGAACAGCCATGAACGAGCTAAGGACCGTAGCATCAACCTACCACCAAAAGATTAAGTCCCCGGTAGGAAGCCAAGTGGGTGAAGTCCGGGGAGATCAACCTTCTTTCCGGAAGTGTTATGTGGAAGCGGTTCGGGTGGACCAGAAGAAGGTGAGGAAGGAGGGGAAGAGACCTAGTGGTTGTGGAGAGTTGGATAGGAGTGTAGAAAAGGGAGAGGTTCAGTTTATGACAGATGAGGAGCAGGAAGTGGTAGAAATTGGGCCAGTCAAGGAGATTCGGGTGGCTCAAGACCTTGACTCATCCACCCGGGTCAGTTTAATAAACTATTTAAAAACTAGAGATTTGCTACAGACCGGCCACATTCGGGAAATACAATTCCCCACCTGGCTTTCGAATGTGGTGCTGGTACCAAAATCTACCGGgaagtggaggatgtgtgtTGACTTCAGGGACCTTAACAAAGCTTGCCCCCAAAGACCATTATCCTTTGCCCAGAATTGA